The Setaria viridis chromosome 2, Setaria_viridis_v4.0, whole genome shotgun sequence DNA window aaaaatccttaatGTGATTCCCTCCTTGTTATGTTTACGATTGGCATATTACCACATCCATTTCCCTATTTTTTACCTTAAAACATTTAGCTGGCCTTAAGTTTCTCTTGAACTTTTCTTTTCCATTGTTTATTCTAGTCATTATACAAAAAGCATTGCCATATCCAGAATTTGTGATTCTGATATTGTTCTACATGTTTCACCTTTGCATTTATGTGTTACAGGATGTCATGAGGGACCCTCTAATTGCGGCAGATGGTTTTACCTATGAAGCCGAGGCTATAAGGGAATGGCTGGACAGTGGTCATGGGACATCACCCATGACAAACCTTGAGCTACCCCACCGTGATCTTTTGCCGAACCATGCTCTCCGTTCTGCAATTCAAGAATGGCTGCACACATATGGAGATTAATATACCTGCCTCATTAGGAAACATAAAAGGTGTTACTATGGGAATTTTCACGTTTTGGTTCAAATGTAAATTAAATCCGAAGGATTTGAATTTGATTCTGTCCTACCCACCATGGCCTTAGCAAGGATGTTATCGTCCATAGCATGTTATGCTGTAACTGTAACACATACCCAATACTACAAGAATGAAGAAATATAGTGGGTTATGTAAATGAAATGTAATGAACTGGGATCCAACTGCTTCATTAGTGCCATGCTATTGGACAGGAGTTTACAGAATGAAAACTGTTTTGGTGATCACATAATTGTAATCCCTGTTCTGAGTTAATGGCAAACTGGCCATGCATACTGCTTGAGtgaatattaaatatatgtgGGAGGGACCTTTCTGATAAATGGTAAATGGAAGCAAAATGACTGTCTGATTGAACTATCAACTTCAAAATGTCTGGTTTCAAAAACAAAGTGTCAACTTCTAATGCAGTAAATGTGGGCATATTAGGACTTAGACATTCCGAATATATCTACCGTCGTGTCACATTGAGACATTCCGAATAAATCTGTCGTAGCACATTGATATACTATTTGATCTGAaagtttgggaaaaaaaagagaagtgtCAAAAGTAGTACCTGAGGTAATTAGCCATGAAGTCGTAATGACCTTCCATCAGTAATGTCCACTTTTTGATGGCAGAACGTCATCGAGGTAGACAAAAAAAGATCTTCGTTTGAAAGGCGTGTCCAGTGCCCAGGTTTGTCAAAGTCCCACCCCTGTGCAAATCACAGGAAATTCAGAAAGGCACGGTGTCACAGTCTCAGACGACTGACCAAAGCTGCCAGTAGCAATCTGCTTAGAAGAAACTTACAAAAAGGAATTGCGCGTGACGAAAGCAACTGGGATGGATCCTCTGAAGCCAGCAATCAGGAACTATTTGTGGTGCCTTGCATTTGGAATCGAATCGTTTGTCTATCTGATCGAAAATTCAACATGAATTATTTCAAGAATTATCTTTTTCCAACGTATCAGGACCACACATGCTCATGTGCAGTATCTTCTGGAACTGTGTACCTGTTCAACGCCATGACCGTGAGTAACTCCCATGGAGCTTCCAATGCACAGAAGTTTCGGCCACAATCTTCACGTCGCCCAGCTCGAAGAATGATACCGGTATATGCTTTACAGTCTGTTAAAAAATCTGAAAGAGATGTCCTGACGTGGATTGCTGTATTGACAGCTTTGAGTGCAAGAATGCTATGAAAGGCACTGCTGGAGAAAGAACAAGGTCCAAATGTCCAATCGTCATTCACTGGTGCACCAGAATTCAAAGTTCTCATACCAGATAGACATATCCTGGACATTTCTTCTGCAGCTTGAAAGCAGCCACTTCGATGCTGTGAAAGCATGGTTGCCTTGCCGGCCAGGGAGATGCGATTTAACTGTAATAATCGCCATCTAATGGGACGACTTCATCGCGAAGCATCAAAAGTCAGTCGCCGAGGACAGGCACGTACTGCAGCTTCTTGGATTGGTGTAGAAATTTTGTGCACAACTAATGGGCTGTACTGAAAAACACCACGCTAGCTTCCAACCGATTTTCCATAGATGAAGAAAAACGTTTTCCTTATTGCAAATCATAGGAACGATGATGGAACTACTCCAAAGAATTGGTTAGTGAAACAGCATACCACAAACCATTAGGAGTgaggttttctttctttttcttttttttttgcaatttgaGTTGGCTACTGAAAATGTTTCCTAATTGAAGCAAGACTTTTCTAATCCAATTATATACTTGGGGCCCGTAGCCAGATACTGACCTGACGTGCTCGATGATGCTGTACCCAGTAGACCACCATAAGTAGACCAAATCCAAAGGCCACGCTTCCAGCCTCTCGTTATTTAGCTCTCTCTGAACTGGCGATTCCTAGGAATAATAAGGCACAAAAGGGACGAGGGCGACGCTGATACCAATACCAATACCAACACCAACACCATGCGGTTGATGTAAAGTGGAGCAACACGAAAAAAAGGTAATTACCTCACTTTCCCCTGTTCAGGCCATGCTCCTGCTGAAGCAGATGGAAAAAGGCAGAATCTTAGCTTGATTCCTGATGGTACATGTAGGGAGCAAGCTAGGAAAGATGGATGAGGAAGAGGTTCATATAGCGGTCGGGAAGAACTCAAGAAAGGAGAAAGCTAACATACTATGGGCTGCTGCGAATTTCCCGAGGGCCACCATAGTTCTTGTCCACGTTCACTGGCCCTCAAAGTGGATGCCCTTCAGTAAGATTCTTATAATCCTTCAGGCAAATCCTTTCCATTCTTTGTGCCACAATTCATTAATTCGGTGTTTTTTTATCTTCTATCCTGTTGAATATAAAGTAATATGACCATCCATCCCAATGCTAGAAAGGATTAAAAACTACCAATAGATAGGAGAAGATGATTTCTCCCAAAACTCCCAACCTTATATATGCACAAGGATTGCATAATTATGGCCATAGGCATTAACAGCGCGCACACGCTATTCTTACTATCATGAGCTGCACCTTATTGTTTCTTTCCTATCCTCCAACTGTAGTGGGTGGTAAAGTGCTATACAAGTTTGCTGAcgaaaaggagaaggagatgcaCAGAGGCAGAGAAACGAAAGCTATGGTCAACATGTTATCACAGTACAAAAATCTGTGTGGTACAAGAAAGGTAACGCTACATTATTCTTATATTCAAGTTCAGATTCATAGAAGTAAGATTATAGCTGTTCTTTTTTTGAGTTTATTTGGAAATACATTCTACTCTGATACTTAAACTCTTGGTTCTTTTGCTATGGGACCTTATAATTTCTCCAAGCTGAGTTAGTGTGCTAAACTGCTATAGTCCTagtgggtgtgggtgtgggtgtTTGGGTCTGTGTACGACTCCTTCTACTATTAGTACGATGAtatgcagttctcctgcgtgttcgagaaaaaaaagtgTGGTAAACTGCTAATAGTAGTACGTATTCATGTCTGTCGCCCTCCTTCCTACAAGGGAAAATAAAATGAGCTACACTTTAAAACCAAGACGTTTCTCTTTGATACActatttgaaattttgaacacCATCTGCAATTGTAAACAAACTTAGTATAGCAGTACCATAAAAGtgaatattttatttaatctaCACTAATAATTAAGCAAGCAAGTCATGTGGAGCAAGGGATCAAATTAATATCGCAATAGGCAGATATTTATTTCTCAGGGAACATGCTTTGAAACAAGTATGTGTTCCTGCAGGTTAGCGCACATTACCTTACACATGATGACACTGTTGCCGGTGTTGTGAACCTGGTAAAGCAGCTCAAAATTAAGAGAATCGTCATTGGTTCAAGGTCAGAACTGAATCTGCACATCAAACAATTCAATGAAAAATATAATATCTCTTCACATATGCTGCTCTTTCTACAATCTGTACAATATTAAACTAATGTTCTATCTTAGCATGAAAAACTAAAAACCAAGTTGTACAGGAACATGTCAAGGAAAGTGACACTTCGCCAATGCTGTCAGGTTTGGGTGGTGCTCAATGGCAAACACATCTCCACCAGGTATACTTGAGATCTACTAAGTTAATGACAGATATGGCCTACTTTTATTAGCTCTGGATCACATTTGGAAATGACTTGATGGATACAATTTTTCTAAATCCAGCAATGATCACCTGGAGCACAGTGGAAATATTGGATATGGAGGGAGCTCAGATATTTTAGCATCTATACATGAGCTAGGTGAGGAATCTGATGGCTACATGACACCACCAAGTGACCTCGTAAGTAATTTCCAGTGAAGAATAGACATTTTCGACCAATAAGTCTATGCCCATAGTTCAAAGTCAGTCCTGATTTCTGTTGTACTATCATATTTGATTTATTTCAGGCAGAAGAAATCTTGGATGAGGAGTCGTTGATTGAAACGGATGATTCTGATCAATTAGCAACGGTATACTTTCCAACAGTTATGCTTTTACAGTATCTTCTAGGATATGTGCATTGAAATCTCTTCTTAACTTCTTTGATATGTGCATTCAAATCTCTTTTTTTAGAAATAAATgacatatttttttgaaacgagaaAATAATAAATGACATATAAGTTCACTGTCTACTTAAATATGTTTAGGAGGCCTTAATTTATGTCCACCAATATATGTTTATTAGCTGAAGTAGTACTAAACCACCATATTAATAGATTTCTGAAGGCAGCAGTTTGTGTAGGTACAGTACATTGATTTCTTACAGCCTGATGTGCAGGAAGATGAAACATTGACTGAACAAGGCACAGAGGAATCAATTGCTTCCGAAGAGATCGAAAGCATTGCTGAAGAGGATGCTGACCAATCTGATGAGATACAGAGTTTCAGGAATATAACTGAAAAGACAGCAAAAATCATGGTAAGAATTAAACGGCGCAACCCTCCTCAGATTCCACTACTGTTAACAGAGCCAGAGATgccttaggccctgtttggatacaaactTCTAAAATTTAGTAGTGTACTAACCctcaaattgctagtcctaaagtttagtacagggctgtttggatggactactaaTCTTTAGGACCTCAAAGGGAAAATGTCATTTTTACCCCCCAATTATTCCTCTAAACTACCTctgcactgttcacgtcattaatgcatgcAAGGGTAATAGGGGTAAAGGGGAacttgggaccacttttaggagaaatagaATCCATTAGTACCCCTTGGCCCTCCTAATTAAAAtggccctcctaaagtttaggagtgcacCTTTAAGATCCAtatttggatgcacaagtcctaaaagtgtcTTAAAAGTGGATTCCTAatctttaggagggtgtatccaaacagggcttTAGTTAACCTTAGGGTTTCAACTTGCAATAATGATTCTTTGTTTTTAAAAAAGGCACTAATGAAAGTAATATCAGGAGACACATTCAGAGAACTAGAAATCATATGGTAATAAAATGTCACACGACAGCATTAAAGTATTGAATTTCTTTAGTGCTGACGATAAACGGAAAAGAAATAACCTTGGTGCATCATATAAGTATGGTATTCAGcacctcttttttcttttggtcaGGAGGAAATAGACAGACTCCAAAAGAAACTGAAAGAGCTGCAAGGAGAGGGCCATAATCATGGTGTGAGGAGCTTGTCACCCAGACAAATGGCTGCTTCACTGAAGCGGAAGAGCTTATCAGAACCTAAATACCCAGAGCTGCAAATCCCAGAGAACATTGAAGAATTCTCGATGTCGCAGATTGCAAAAGCAACGGATAACTTCCACTCAAGAAATTTCATAGGAGAAGGAGGTTATGGCCCTGTTTACAAAGGAAATTTTGGTGGCACGCCAGTGGCCATCAAGATGCTGAAGCCTCATGGTAGACAAGGTTTCCCAGAGTATCAGCAGGAGGTAAATGATTCTATCTGGTCTTCCCTTTAACTGTATGCCAAAAAAGTTATTATAATTGCACAGAGCATATCCTAGCACACCGCGAGGCATTCTAACTCAGATGCAATTGCACTGCAACAATTAACAATAAGAAGCAAAGTTAAACACCTTACTACTGAAGACACCTTCTTGAATACCCCAGACAAGGAAATGCATAGCAAATGGCATACCATAACTGGAGGAAGTTAACATTTGTGTTGGGAATTCCAATCCTCAGGTGGTGGTGCTGAGCAAGTTGGAGCACCCGCACATCGTGAGGCTGATGGGCGTGTGCCCGGAGTCTTGCGGCCTCGTGTACGAGCACCTCCCCAACGGCACCCTCCTGGACAGGCTCTCCAAGGGCCTCCTGTGGAAGGACCGCGTCCGGATCCTCGCCGAGCAGCGGTCGGCGCTGGCGTACCTCCACTCCCGGCGTCCCCACGCCATCATCCACGCCGACCTGAAGCTGACCAACATCCTCCTGGACGCCGGCAACGCGAGCCGGCTGGGGGACTTCGGGACGGCGCGGGCGGTGCACGTGAAGCCGCTGGAGGAGGAGACCATCGGCCGGCGCACGAACCCGATGGGCACGACGGGGTACATGGACCCCGTCTTCTTCATGACCGGCGAGCTCACCACGGAGTCGGACGTGTACGCGTTCGGAGTGGTGATCCTGCAGCTGCTCACGGGCCTCCTGGACCTCAACGTCGCGGAGCAGGCGCGCGAGGCGGTGAAGATGGACGCCGTGCACAGCGTGCTGGACGCGTCCGCGGGGGCATGGCCGGAGGTGCAGGCCGAGCGGCTGCTCAAGCTGGCGCTCAGGTGCTGCAGCCTGGAGAggaagcggcggccggcgatcACGTCCGACGCCGAGTGGAGGCCGCTCGACATCCTACGGGCAATGGCAAGGCCAGCTAGTAAATCCTGGAAATGGAATTCCCATGGAAGCTGAACTTACCGTAGTATTTATGTACAGTATCCACATGCCATCAAAACAGTAGTATAGTATCAGTAGCTAGTCATTCAACAGTAGTGTTATCTAGTCATTCTCTTGAGATTAGACAAGCATATCCAAGCATAAATGTGCATTAGAATGTAAATATTTAGGAGTACGGTAGAAGCAAGAGATGGGAGTGTGAACAGAAGATACAAACGCTAGATGCAGTTGCAATTGGTTAACCAAGATAATGGTGCAGGTGCACGGTGATTTTTTTGGAATGTGCACCAACGTAACGTCTCTTCAGGATCACTTCCAGTTCCAGGCTGCAGCATGCAGAAATTGACAACATTCGGTAACCTCAAATTCTCAATTCAACTTCAGTGATCATAGTATGAAATCGACAAACATTTGATCATCACATTCAATGTCCAGTCACAACATGAATTTACAATCTCTCAATCCAACATTCAGGAAAGCTGATTCTGACAGCCACCATGCATTGTACGCTCCCACGTCTGCAGCCCGGTTTGGGATGGAAGTCCATGTGACAGATGGCAACGATTTCGTAGTTGGCACGCAGCTGAAATCGAGTTCTCGTAGAACTATCATTCAAGAATCGCAACCAAATAGACCAGCAGATTACGCCGCGAGAAATTCAGCTCCTTTACCTCATTTTTCGCTGCACATAGAAATCTGAACAAGCACCGGACGGGACTGAGGTGCGGCACCCGGCGGCGAAGTAGACGGCATCCAGCTAGGCGCGGCACCCAGCAACGGCGGCGCGGTGGACGGCTGCGAGCGAGGCGTGGCACCCGCCCGGCGGCGTCGCCCAGCGAACCAGCAGCGTCCGCGAGCTGCGGAGAGCATGGGCTCGTTCATGGGCCGCAAGGTGATGACTGATGCGAGCCCGTCGATCGGATGACCATTGGGCCCGGCACGGTCCCGAGCGCgcgttcctttttctttctcctccgcTGCCTTCCATTTTCCTTGTCCGCTCCACTCTCGGCCTCCCTTTCCtagcggcgagccggcgacgaCAGGTCGAGCGGCCGCCCTTGGCCAGTTCTTCGTCGGGCGCTTCGCCGGTGACGAGCATCCGACAGGTATGCCCGCCTATTCCCTTCCCTTCCGTCCCTGCTGTGCGAAATCGAACACGCAAAACCCTAATGTTTGCTgtttgtattcggatctgaccatgtATTTGCCCGCTAAACCTCGATCCTTCGCAAAAATTATCGGGTGTGCATGTGTACGCCCATGTCCGATACTGAGTCCGCCCCTGATCGCTCCCCTACTTGCAGTTGGAGATGAATGCATCTAGAAAATCCAGTCATGTCACCACCAAGGACAATGCAGAAACAGCGAGGGACATCATCTCCACGTCCAGCCAAATCCAATCCATGAAGGTCCCGGACGCCGTCGCTGCGATTGCTCAGGCTGCTGCAAAGGCAAATGGTGAGACTGAAAAATGTATGTCCTGTCAAAAGCAGGTATTCTATTCAATTGCGATATTGGCTGCCGCAATAGGTGGCGTTGCTGGATAAGGAGAAGAAATCTCATCATCAACAAATAAACCTGTATGCCATCTTTGTTTCTTTAAACCTCGCAGATCTTCCAGGGTGGCCGTTGTTCTCACCTCCGAAGGTGCAGTTGGACAAGTGTACCAAGTGTTCAAGAGAATTCTGTTCTTCAATCAACTTTCGGCGGCATACACGTGTTCATCGCCGAACCCTGAAAGTAGACAAGGTCTGTGATTTGTCCTTTTGTCTTTTCCCGCCAATTCTGTGCCAACTTACCATAGTTAGATAAATGAGGGAAACGTAAGAGAACTGCAGATCTTTTGAATTAAATATGAAGATAGGGCTCAAGCCTGTGACCTCAACTATCGCACCCAACTGCTTCACCATAGTCCGTACTCCGTAACGTACTTTTTGCCACTGTATTTAGATAATGTAGTTCTGAATGTCATTAATAGAATTGCATGCTTCCTATTTCCATATGTGTATGGTCATTTTAGCATAAGTCATTTAATTGTGAGTCGGAAGAATGCACTCTGGATAACTTGCTAGTTTCCCGAGTCCAAATTCCCGTCGTATTCATTCCTTTTCTGGTGGTGTTGAAATGCTGGCTGAGTCACCTATTATTTTCCCAGAAAGTATGCAATTTGTTGTTGCTGCCACACCAGATATTAAGTGTTAATCTTTTCCCAAGTTAGACAAGTTTAAATATCACAGGGGTGTACAACTATTATCAATGGCACAGAAGTGTTTGTTGTCATAATGAACTTCATTTATATTGCATATACGTTTTTCCCCTATGAAGCTGCTCCTCCATCTCATTGCCATATTGACATGACATTGTTTATGCTCTGCAGGATTTTCCCAAGAATAGAGACCATCTCGCCGCATTCTGGAATAAAGTAAGTTATCTGCAATACATTGCTTCTTCCTTTGCCAATTTCCTAAATTTATTCTAAGCTTGATCGTGTATTACTTGATACATACTAACTGCCTCACAGGTTATATACTTGTTATTGACTTTTTAAAGGAGACAATATGCTCTGTTTCCTTTGTAACTTTTCATGTAAAAAGATAAGATATGGCCAGCAACTTTCAGTACAGTTTTTGTTCGTGTCAACTTGAATCATGAAGTATATCTAGATTAGTT harbors:
- the LOC117843451 gene encoding U-box domain-containing protein 33 isoform X1 yields the protein MDEEEVHIAVGKNSRKEKANILWAAANFPRATIVLVHVHWPSKWMPFMGGKVLYKFADEKEKEMHRGRETKAMVNMLSQYKNLCGTRKVSAHYLTHDDTVAGVVNLVKQLKIKRIVIGSRNMSRKVTLRQCCQVWVVLNGKHISTSNDHLEHSGNIGYGGSSDILASIHELGEESDGYMTPPSDLAEEILDEESLIETDDSDQLATPDVQEDETLTEQGTEESIASEEIESIAEEDADQSDEIQSFRNITEKTAKIMEEIDRLQKKLKELQGEGHNHGVRSLSPRQMAASLKRKSLSEPKYPELQIPENIEEFSMSQIAKATDNFHSRNFIGEGGYGPVYKGNFGGTPVAIKMLKPHGRQGFPEYQQEVVVLSKLEHPHIVRLMGVCPESCGLVYEHLPNGTLLDRLSKGLLWKDRVRILAEQRSALAYLHSRRPHAIIHADLKLTNILLDAGNASRLGDFGTARAVHVKPLEEETIGRRTNPMGTTGYMDPVFFMTGELTTESDVYAFGVVILQLLTGLLDLNVAEQAREAVKMDAVHSVLDASAGAWPEVQAERLLKLALRCCSLERKRRPAITSDAEWRPLDILRAMARPASKSWKWNSHGS
- the LOC117843451 gene encoding U-box domain-containing protein 33 isoform X3; this encodes MSRKVTLRQCCQVWVVLNGKHISTSNDHLEHSGNIGYGGSSDILASIHELGEESDGYMTPPSDLAEEILDEESLIETDDSDQLATPDVQEDETLTEQGTEESIASEEIESIAEEDADQSDEIQSFRNITEKTAKIMEEIDRLQKKLKELQGEGHNHGVRSLSPRQMAASLKRKSLSEPKYPELQIPENIEEFSMSQIAKATDNFHSRNFIGEGGYGPVYKGNFGGTPVAIKMLKPHGRQGFPEYQQEVVVLSKLEHPHIVRLMGVCPESCGLVYEHLPNGTLLDRLSKGLLWKDRVRILAEQRSALAYLHSRRPHAIIHADLKLTNILLDAGNASRLGDFGTARAVHVKPLEEETIGRRTNPMGTTGYMDPVFFMTGELTTESDVYAFGVVILQLLTGLLDLNVAEQAREAVKMDAVHSVLDASAGAWPEVQAERLLKLALRCCSLERKRRPAITSDAEWRPLDILRAMARPASKSWKWNSHGS
- the LOC117843451 gene encoding U-box domain-containing protein 33 isoform X2, whose translation is MDEEEVHIAVGKNSRKEKANILWAAANFPRATIVLVHVHWPSKWMPFMGGKVLYKFADEKEKEMHRGRETKAMVNMLSQYKNLCGTRKVSAHYLTHDDTVAGVVNLVKQLKIKRIVIGSRNMSRKVTLRQCCQVWVVLNGKHISTSNDHLEHSGNIGYGGSSDILASIHELGEESDGYMTPPSDLAEEILDEESLIETDDSDQLATEDETLTEQGTEESIASEEIESIAEEDADQSDEIQSFRNITEKTAKIMEEIDRLQKKLKELQGEGHNHGVRSLSPRQMAASLKRKSLSEPKYPELQIPENIEEFSMSQIAKATDNFHSRNFIGEGGYGPVYKGNFGGTPVAIKMLKPHGRQGFPEYQQEVVVLSKLEHPHIVRLMGVCPESCGLVYEHLPNGTLLDRLSKGLLWKDRVRILAEQRSALAYLHSRRPHAIIHADLKLTNILLDAGNASRLGDFGTARAVHVKPLEEETIGRRTNPMGTTGYMDPVFFMTGELTTESDVYAFGVVILQLLTGLLDLNVAEQAREAVKMDAVHSVLDASAGAWPEVQAERLLKLALRCCSLERKRRPAITSDAEWRPLDILRAMARPASKSWKWNSHGS